The following proteins are encoded in a genomic region of Methylococcales bacterium:
- a CDS encoding co-chaperone GroES, with translation MKIRPLHDRVIVKRVEEETTSAGGIVLPGSATEKPSEGEVLAVGNGKQLDNGDVRALEVKVGDKVLFGKYSGNEVKVDGDELIVMREEDIMGILV, from the coding sequence ATGAAAATACGTCCGTTACATGACCGAGTCATCGTCAAACGTGTTGAAGAAGAAACAACAAGTGCTGGCGGTATCGTTTTACCAGGTTCTGCAACTGAAAAACCTAGCGAAGGCGAAGTTTTAGCCGTCGGTAATGGTAAACAACTTGATAATGGCGATGTTCGTGCTTTAGAAGTTAAAGTAGGCGATAAAGTGTTATTTGGTAAATACTCAGGTAACGAAGTCAAGGTTGACGGTGACGAATTAATCGTTATGCGTGAAGAAGACATCATGGGTATTTTAGTTTAA
- a CDS encoding type I restriction endonuclease subunit R, which translates to MFKKQQQKQMQQKNYAKEVSQSEQALEDNLVKQLVSLGHNLVKIKDEKDLLANLKIQLEKHNRLTLTDGEFSKVLNHLNKGNVFERAKILRDKMHLEKENGDSLYLEFINQDHWCKNQFQVTQQVTMEGSYKNRYDVTLLINGLPLVQIELKRRGLELKEAFNQINRYQKHSYFAGSALFNYIQLFIISNGVNTKYYANNRHQSFKQTFYWADEHNKNITGLEEFADDFLEKCHIAKMITKYIVLNATQKILMALRPYQYYATEAIINRVKDTDKNGYIWHTTGSGKTLTSFKVSQILTKLPQVHKVVFVVDRKDLDYQTTKEFNGFSDGSVDGTDNTIALVKQFSDDTKLIVTTIQKLNTAIKNPKYLSKMEKLKHKKIVFIFDECHRSQFGETHNRIKNFFENHQMFGFTGTPIFAENTLGLKTTKDLFHDCLHKYVITDAIKDENVLKFSIEYVGRYKQKEDSQNEIDIEVEDIDTKELLESPVRLEKITDYIIANHNRKTHSRAFTALFCVSSIDTVTQYYDLFQAKKQAGKHNLRVATIFSFIANENDTDANGFIPDVELEIKKGGSLNQHSRDKLDSYIADYNKLFNTRYSTRDSHSFYNYYQDIAKKVKEKKIDILLVVNMFLTGFDSPPLNTLYVDKNLKYHGLIQAFSRTNRILDEKKSQGNIICFRNLKKNTDDAITLFSNKEAKETILVEPYENYIDKFNQGFAELLKLAPTLESVDELSTEEQELGFIKAFRELMRLNNVLSSFANFKFTDLEMTQQNFEDYKSKYLDLHDKVKSDRAKEKVSILDDVDFELELIHRDDVNVAYILRLLGNFKDQKQEDREKNKKAIIDLLTGDAKLRSKKSLIEKFINENVIELKEIENIEEIFETFWGEEKQKAFEVLCEQENLNPEKLQEVIGNYLYTTRKPLRDDIVAILNNKPKLLERKKIIKRVTDKIIAFVDIFIEGIHV; encoded by the coding sequence TTGTTTAAAAAACAACAACAAAAACAAATGCAGCAAAAAAATTATGCAAAAGAAGTTAGTCAATCAGAACAAGCCTTAGAAGATAATCTGGTTAAACAACTGGTTTCACTCGGTCACAACTTGGTAAAAATCAAAGACGAAAAAGATCTACTGGCTAATTTAAAAATTCAACTAGAAAAACATAATCGCTTAACCTTAACCGATGGCGAATTTTCTAAAGTCCTAAACCACTTGAACAAAGGCAATGTATTTGAAAGGGCGAAAATTCTTAGAGATAAAATGCACCTTGAAAAAGAAAACGGTGATTCGCTCTATCTTGAATTTATCAACCAAGATCACTGGTGTAAAAATCAATTTCAAGTCACCCAACAAGTGACCATGGAAGGAAGCTATAAAAACCGCTACGATGTTACTCTGCTTATAAACGGTTTGCCATTGGTACAAATTGAACTGAAAAGAAGAGGGCTAGAACTCAAAGAAGCCTTTAATCAAATCAACCGTTATCAAAAACATTCTTATTTCGCAGGTTCAGCTCTCTTCAATTATATTCAGTTATTTATTATCAGTAATGGGGTCAATACCAAGTATTATGCAAATAATCGTCACCAGTCCTTTAAACAAACCTTTTACTGGGCGGATGAACACAATAAAAATATCACAGGGTTAGAAGAATTTGCCGATGATTTTTTAGAAAAATGCCACATTGCCAAGATGATTACAAAATACATCGTTTTGAACGCAACTCAAAAAATTTTAATGGCACTTAGACCGTATCAATATTATGCAACGGAAGCTATTATAAACCGCGTAAAAGATACTGATAAAAATGGTTATATTTGGCATACAACAGGTTCAGGAAAAACGCTAACCTCCTTTAAAGTCAGTCAGATTTTAACCAAACTACCCCAAGTACATAAGGTGGTTTTTGTGGTGGATAGAAAAGATCTTGATTATCAAACCACCAAAGAATTTAACGGTTTTTCGGATGGTTCAGTGGATGGTACAGATAATACTATCGCCTTAGTCAAACAATTTTCTGATGATACCAAGCTGATTGTTACCACCATTCAAAAACTAAATACAGCGATTAAAAACCCCAAGTATTTAAGTAAAATGGAAAAACTTAAACATAAAAAAATCGTGTTTATTTTTGATGAATGCCATCGCTCACAATTTGGAGAAACGCATAATCGTATAAAAAACTTTTTTGAAAATCATCAAATGTTTGGTTTTACGGGGACACCGATTTTTGCAGAAAATACCCTAGGCTTAAAAACGACCAAAGACCTATTTCATGATTGTTTGCATAAATATGTAATTACCGATGCGATTAAAGATGAAAATGTTTTAAAGTTTTCTATTGAGTATGTGGGTAGGTATAAGCAAAAAGAAGACAGTCAAAATGAAATAGATATTGAAGTCGAAGATATTGATACTAAAGAGTTATTAGAAAGCCCTGTAAGGCTTGAGAAAATCACCGATTATATTATTGCTAATCATAATCGCAAAACCCATAGTAGAGCCTTTACAGCACTATTTTGTGTGAGTTCTATTGATACCGTAACCCAATATTACGATTTATTTCAGGCTAAAAAACAGGCAGGAAAACATAATTTAAGGGTTGCCACGATTTTTAGTTTTATCGCCAATGAAAATGATACGGATGCTAACGGGTTTATTCCTGATGTGGAACTAGAAATAAAAAAAGGGGGGTCTCTAAATCAGCATAGTAGGGATAAATTAGACAGCTATATTGCTGATTATAATAAGCTATTCAATACCCGTTATTCAACCAGAGATAGCCACAGTTTTTACAATTACTATCAAGATATAGCTAAAAAAGTTAAAGAGAAAAAAATTGATATTTTGCTAGTGGTGAATATGTTTTTAACGGGCTTTGATAGTCCACCGCTTAACACTTTATATGTTGATAAAAATTTAAAATATCATGGTTTGATTCAGGCTTTTTCAAGAACTAACAGAATATTAGACGAGAAAAAATCACAAGGGAATATTATTTGTTTCCGTAACCTGAAAAAAAATACCGATGATGCGATTACTTTATTTTCTAATAAAGAGGCCAAAGAAACCATTTTAGTAGAGCCTTATGAAAACTATATTGATAAATTTAATCAGGGCTTTGCTGAATTGTTAAAGTTAGCTCCAACGCTTGAAAGTGTGGATGAACTAAGCACTGAAGAGCAAGAGCTTGGTTTTATAAAAGCCTTCAGGGAATTAATGCGGTTAAATAATGTTTTATCCAGTTTTGCAAATTTTAAATTTACTGATTTAGAGATGACGCAGCAGAATTTTGAGGACTACAAAAGTAAATATTTAGACTTACACGATAAAGTTAAAAGTGACCGTGCTAAAGAAAAAGTTTCTATTCTTGATGATGTGGATTTTGAGCTAGAACTTATTCATCGTGATGATGTAAATGTGGCTTATATTTTAAGGTTGCTAGGTAACTTTAAAGATCAAAAACAAGAAGATCGGGAAAAAAATAAAAAAGCGATTATTGATTTATTAACTGGGGATGCCAAGCTGAGAAGTAAAAAATCCCTGATTGAAAAATTTATTAATGAAAATGTTATTGAGCTTAAAGAGATAGAAAATATTGAAGAAATATTTGAAACCTTTTGGGGTGAAGAAAAACAAAAAGCTTTTGAAGTGCTTTGTGAACAAGAAAACCTGAACCCTGAAAAGTTGCAAGAAGTTATCGGGAATTATCTTTATACAACAAGAAAACCGCTTAGGGATGATATTGTAGCGATTCTTAATAATAAGCCTAAGTTACTTGAAAGAAAAAAGATCATTAAGCGAGTGACGGACAAAATAATTGCTTTTGTTGATATTTTTATTGAAGGCATTCACGTTTAA
- a CDS encoding nucleotidyltransferase substrate binding protein — protein MTQDIRWIQRFNNFLKAFAQLTKFMARDSLNELEEQGLIQSFEYNHELAWKTQKDFLEYRGVINLYGSKDVTREAFKVGLITESELWMEMIKDRNLSSHTYHEETTQKIINHIIDDYYSEFAALIETLKKHRDESF, from the coding sequence ATGACGCAAGATATTCGCTGGATACAACGCTTTAATAACTTTTTAAAAGCCTTTGCTCAATTAACTAAGTTTATGGCTAGAGATAGTTTAAATGAACTGGAAGAACAAGGCTTAATTCAATCTTTTGAATACAATCATGAATTAGCTTGGAAAACCCAAAAAGACTTTTTAGAATATCGGGGCGTTATAAATTTATATGGTTCAAAAGATGTGACCAGAGAGGCATTTAAGGTGGGTTTAATTACCGAGTCTGAACTATGGATGGAAATGATTAAAGACCGTAATTTAAGCTCTCATACCTACCATGAAGAAACAACCCAAAAAATCATTAATCATATTATTGATGATTATTATTCAGAATTTGCAGCACTTATTGAAACCTTAAAAAAACATCGTGATGAATCTTTCTGA
- a CDS encoding copper resistance protein NlpE — protein sequence MKNFLKSSQTAIILFLLGLLVIYLNPFKEKSDMEIMAVVQENRAKLRSQNNDIKPPIPLMDEGHPFRGVFYGYLPCDDCAGVKMTLSLKNKQNYLLVTQYARSSNKEYYNKGKYEWDEQANIVTLTSRKEGEIQKYQIKDEGELILLKPNGMKLKGNQNQYSLLRTDKNKARSVHIH from the coding sequence ATGAAAAATTTTCTAAAGTCCTCGCAAACAGCGATTATTCTTTTTTTACTCGGACTTTTAGTGATCTATCTCAATCCTTTTAAAGAAAAATCGGATATGGAAATTATGGCTGTTGTTCAAGAAAATAGAGCCAAACTTAGAAGTCAAAATAATGATATAAAACCGCCGATACCGCTTATGGATGAAGGCCACCCTTTTCGAGGCGTTTTTTATGGTTATCTACCTTGTGATGATTGTGCAGGGGTTAAAATGACCTTATCACTCAAAAATAAACAAAATTATTTATTAGTCACTCAATATGCCCGCTCGTCTAATAAGGAATATTATAATAAAGGAAAATATGAATGGGACGAACAAGCTAATATTGTCACCCTGACTTCACGAAAAGAGGGTGAAATACAAAAATATCAGATTAAAGATGAAGGGGAATTAATTTTATTGAAACCGAATGGGATGAAACTGAAAGGCAATCAAAATCAATACAGTTTACTAAGAACCGATAAAAATAAAGCCCGTTCCGTACATATTCACTAA
- the groL gene encoding chaperonin GroEL (60 kDa chaperone family; promotes refolding of misfolded polypeptides especially under stressful conditions; forms two stacked rings of heptamers to form a barrel-shaped 14mer; ends can be capped by GroES; misfolded proteins enter the barrel where they are refolded when GroES binds) has protein sequence MAAKDVKFGDDARGLMARGVNILADAVKVTLGPKGRNAVLDKSFGAPTITKDGVSVAKEIELENKFENMGAQMVKEVASQTSDVAGDGTTTATVLAQSIVNEGLKSVAAGMNPMDLKRGIDLAVTKAVKAIIDSAAPCTDNKAIAQVGTISANSDESVGEIIAEAMEKVGKEGVITVEEGSGLENELDVVEGMQFDRGYLSPYFINNQDNMSVELESPFILVFDKKISNIRDLLPILEGVAKAGRPLLIIAEDVEGEALATLVVNNMRGIVKVAAVKAPGFGDRRKAMLEDIAILTGAVVISEEVGLSLEKAELEQLGTAKKVQITKDNTTIIDGAGAEDDITGRVAQIRAQTEDASSDYDKEKLQERLAKLAGGVAVIKVGAATEVEMKEKKARVEDALHSTRAAVEEGVVAGGGTALVRAIAALTDLEGINHDQTVGVAILRRAMEEPLRQIVANAGDESSVVLNEVSKGEGNFGYNAATGEYGDMIEMGILDPAKVTRSALQNAASVAGLMITTEVMVSDAPSSDDGHAHAGGGMPDMGGMGGMGGMM, from the coding sequence ATGGCAGCAAAAGACGTAAAGTTTGGTGATGATGCACGTGGCTTGATGGCTCGCGGCGTAAATATTTTAGCAGATGCAGTAAAAGTAACGTTAGGCCCTAAAGGTCGTAACGCCGTTTTAGATAAAAGCTTTGGCGCACCTACGATTACTAAAGACGGTGTTTCAGTCGCGAAAGAAATCGAATTAGAAAATAAATTCGAGAATATGGGCGCGCAAATGGTTAAAGAAGTGGCATCACAAACGTCTGATGTCGCGGGTGATGGAACAACAACAGCCACTGTTTTAGCACAGTCTATTGTTAATGAAGGTTTGAAATCAGTTGCAGCGGGCATGAATCCTATGGATTTAAAACGCGGTATTGATTTAGCGGTGACGAAAGCGGTTAAAGCGATTATTGATAGTGCAGCACCTTGTACCGACAATAAAGCGATTGCTCAAGTCGGTACAATTTCTGCAAACTCGGATGAGTCTGTCGGTGAAATCATTGCAGAAGCAATGGAAAAAGTCGGTAAAGAAGGCGTTATTACCGTTGAAGAAGGTTCTGGTTTAGAAAATGAATTAGACGTTGTTGAAGGAATGCAGTTTGATCGTGGTTATTTATCACCTTACTTCATCAACAATCAAGACAACATGAGTGTTGAATTAGAAAGTCCTTTTATCTTAGTTTTTGATAAAAAAATCTCTAATATTCGTGATTTACTTCCTATTTTGGAAGGCGTTGCTAAAGCAGGTCGTCCTTTATTAATTATCGCAGAAGATGTTGAAGGCGAAGCCTTAGCCACCTTAGTAGTTAATAACATGCGCGGTATTGTTAAAGTAGCGGCTGTTAAAGCACCAGGTTTTGGTGATCGTCGTAAAGCGATGTTAGAAGACATTGCTATTCTTACTGGCGCGGTCGTTATTTCTGAAGAAGTTGGTTTATCATTAGAAAAAGCTGAGTTAGAGCAACTAGGTACAGCGAAAAAAGTTCAAATCACTAAAGACAACACCACCATTATTGATGGTGCGGGCGCAGAAGACGACATCACAGGCCGTGTTGCTCAAATTCGCGCACAAACAGAAGATGCGTCGTCTGATTACGATAAAGAAAAATTGCAAGAACGTTTGGCTAAATTAGCGGGCGGCGTTGCGGTTATCAAAGTTGGCGCGGCAACTGAAGTTGAAATGAAAGAGAAAAAAGCCCGTGTTGAAGACGCGCTGCATTCAACTCGTGCTGCAGTTGAAGAAGGCGTTGTTGCTGGAGGCGGTACTGCCTTAGTTCGTGCGATTGCAGCTCTTACTGATTTAGAAGGGATTAACCACGACCAAACAGTCGGTGTTGCTATTCTACGTCGTGCAATGGAAGAGCCTTTACGTCAAATTGTTGCGAACGCAGGTGATGAATCATCGGTTGTTCTTAATGAAGTTAGCAAAGGCGAAGGTAACTTCGGTTACAACGCGGCAACAGGCGAATATGGCGACATGATTGAGATGGGTATTTTAGATCCAGCAAAAGTGACGCGTTCAGCCTTACAAAATGCAGCATCGGTTGCAGGCTTAATGATTACAACAGAAGTAATGGTGTCTGATGCGCCTTCTTCTGATGACGGTCATGCACATGCAGGCGGCGGTATGCCTGACATGGGCGGAATGGGCGGCATGGGCGGCATGATGTAA